From the Streptomyces syringium genome, one window contains:
- a CDS encoding polyprenyl synthetase family protein, with translation MTRNGTSFARTARAARAFDAARAVRAVVTGRGREAGAAAHRGAPKFRFRLDDPAAEARLRATLEEVEKRLQDTATDAVDPRVAELTGHVTAAGGKRMRPLLVLLAGEFGEPWREGVAQAAVIVELVHVASLYHDDVMDEASTRHGVPSANVRWGNRQTVRGGDWLLARAARLAADLGPEAVRLNAETASRLVDGQVRELVGPATGQDPVEHYFQVAAGKTASLLTMALSIGARQAGAPEPYADALGAYGAYLGAAFQIADDLLDLSGAADQTGKEQGKDLLAGVPSLPVILARADHGPQGAELRGLLADGPIQDPVAHHRALELFPRSPAFAEAEAIMRDRLARARAALSVLPSIPARTALEALCDFVADRTG, from the coding sequence ATGACCCGCAACGGCACGTCGTTCGCCCGGACGGCCCGTGCCGCCCGCGCCTTTGATGCCGCCCGCGCCGTCCGCGCGGTCGTCACCGGCCGGGGCCGCGAAGCCGGTGCGGCCGCCCACCGCGGCGCCCCGAAGTTCCGGTTCCGTCTCGACGACCCGGCCGCCGAGGCACGGCTGCGCGCCACCCTGGAAGAGGTGGAGAAGCGGCTCCAGGACACCGCGACCGACGCCGTCGACCCCCGGGTCGCCGAGCTCACCGGGCACGTCACCGCGGCCGGCGGAAAGCGGATGAGGCCCCTGCTGGTGCTGCTCGCCGGCGAGTTCGGCGAGCCGTGGCGGGAGGGGGTCGCGCAGGCCGCGGTCATCGTGGAGCTGGTGCACGTCGCCTCGCTCTACCACGACGACGTGATGGACGAGGCGAGCACCCGGCACGGCGTGCCCAGCGCCAACGTCCGCTGGGGCAACCGGCAGACCGTCCGCGGTGGCGACTGGCTGCTCGCCCGCGCAGCGCGGCTCGCCGCCGACCTCGGCCCCGAGGCCGTGCGCCTCAACGCCGAGACCGCGAGCAGGCTCGTCGACGGGCAGGTGCGCGAACTGGTCGGCCCCGCGACCGGCCAGGACCCCGTCGAGCACTACTTCCAGGTCGCCGCCGGCAAGACCGCGTCGCTGCTGACCATGGCGCTGAGCATCGGCGCCCGGCAGGCCGGCGCCCCGGAGCCGTACGCGGACGCCCTGGGCGCGTACGGCGCCTACCTCGGCGCCGCCTTCCAGATCGCCGACGACCTGCTGGACCTCTCCGGGGCGGCCGACCAGACCGGCAAGGAACAGGGCAAGGACCTGCTGGCCGGGGTGCCGAGCCTGCCCGTGATCCTCGCCCGAGCGGACCACGGCCCGCAGGGCGCCGAACTGCGCGGGCTGCTCGCGGACGGTCCGATCCAGGATCCAGTGGCGCACCACCGCGCCCTGGAACTCTTTCCCCGTTCACCGGCCTTCGCCGAGGCCGAGGCCATCATGCGCGACCGTCTCGCCCGCGCCCGTGCCGCGCTCTCGGTACTGCCGTCGATACCCGCGCGCACCGCCCTCGAAGCCCTCTGCGACTTCGTGGCCGACCGGACCGGCTGA
- a CDS encoding alpha/beta fold hydrolase, with amino-acid sequence MSGPEDGEPVLLLHGFPQSRRAWDQVAPALHAAGLRTIAPDQRGYSDGARPVGADSYALPLLAGDAVGILDALGVESAHVVGHDWGSVVAWYLAARHTGRVRTLTAISFPHLEAYWYALRHDPQQRQLSQYIAYFVSPDSTAGLLADGAEPLRSLFGDDVAPDQVKHYLDLHTRPGVLDATLNWYRSGSLLAEHEGLGPVPVPTTYISSDGDRAASRVAVDRTAEHVTGPYRFVLLEGVTHWQPEQAPQRITDEILRRVNQCPGR; translated from the coding sequence GTGTCAGGACCCGAGGACGGAGAACCGGTCCTGCTCCTGCACGGATTCCCGCAGAGTCGACGTGCCTGGGACCAGGTGGCGCCGGCTCTCCACGCCGCGGGCCTGCGGACCATCGCGCCCGATCAGCGTGGCTACTCCGACGGCGCCCGGCCGGTGGGCGCGGACTCGTACGCGCTGCCGCTGCTTGCCGGTGACGCGGTGGGCATCCTGGACGCCCTCGGTGTCGAGTCCGCCCATGTGGTGGGCCACGACTGGGGGTCGGTCGTCGCCTGGTACCTGGCCGCGCGCCACACCGGCCGGGTACGCACCCTGACCGCGATCTCCTTTCCGCACCTGGAGGCGTATTGGTATGCGCTGCGCCACGATCCGCAGCAACGCCAACTCTCCCAGTACATCGCCTACTTCGTGTCGCCCGACAGCACGGCCGGGTTGCTCGCGGACGGCGCGGAGCCGCTCCGGTCCCTGTTCGGCGACGACGTCGCCCCCGACCAGGTGAAGCACTACCTCGACCTGCACACCCGGCCCGGAGTGCTGGACGCGACGCTGAACTGGTACCGCTCCGGCAGCCTGCTCGCCGAGCACGAGGGCCTGGGACCGGTCCCGGTGCCGACCACATACATATCCAGTGACGGCGACCGGGCGGCGAGCCGGGTCGCGGTGGACCGGACGGCGGAGCACGTGACCGGCCCCTACCGCTTCGTGCTCCTGGAAGGCGTCACGCACTGGCAGCCGGAACAGGCGCCGCAGCGCATCACCGACGAGATCCTGCGGCGGGTGAACCAGTGCCCGGGCCGTTGA
- a CDS encoding acyl-CoA carboxylase subunit beta, with protein MDGIGELSRVREEAVRGAPRATEAQHAKGKLTARERIDLLLDAGSFTEVEQLRRHRATGFGLEAKKPYTDGVITGWGTVHGRTVFVYAHDFRIFGGALGEAHATKIHKIMDMAISAGAPLVSLNDGAGARIQEGVSALAGYGGIFQRNTKASGVIPQISVMLGPCAGGAAYSPALTDFVFMVRETSQMFITGPDVVRAVTGEEITQNGLGGADVHAETSGVAHFAYDDEETCLEEVRYLLSLLPQNNREMPPRADTEDPADRTCEALREMVPADGTRPYDMHDVITEIVDDGEHMEVHERWATSVICTLARIGGEVVGIVANQPQSLAGVLDIHSSEKAARFVQLCDAFNIPLVTLVDVPGFLPGVDQEHGGIIRHGAKLLYAYCNATVPRISLILRKAYGGAYIVMDSRSIGADLSFAWPANEIAVMGAEGAANVVFRRQIAAADDPEAMRARMVKEYKAELMHPYYAAERGLVDDVIDPADTRSLLIGSLAMLRAKHASLPDRKHGNPPM; from the coding sequence ATGGACGGGATCGGAGAACTGTCCCGCGTCCGTGAGGAGGCGGTCCGGGGAGCACCCCGGGCCACCGAGGCCCAACACGCCAAGGGCAAGCTGACCGCGCGTGAACGCATCGACCTCCTCCTCGACGCGGGGTCGTTCACGGAAGTGGAGCAACTGCGGCGGCACCGGGCGACCGGCTTCGGCCTGGAGGCGAAGAAGCCCTACACCGATGGTGTGATCACCGGGTGGGGGACGGTGCACGGGCGTACGGTTTTTGTGTACGCGCATGATTTCCGGATCTTCGGTGGTGCGTTGGGTGAGGCGCATGCGACGAAGATCCACAAGATTATGGACATGGCGATTTCGGCGGGTGCTCCGCTGGTGTCGTTGAACGACGGTGCGGGTGCGCGTATCCAGGAGGGCGTCTCGGCGCTGGCCGGGTACGGCGGGATCTTCCAGCGGAACACCAAGGCGTCGGGTGTCATCCCGCAGATCAGTGTGATGCTCGGTCCGTGCGCGGGTGGTGCGGCGTACAGTCCGGCGCTGACGGACTTCGTGTTCATGGTCCGTGAGACCTCGCAGATGTTCATCACGGGCCCGGATGTGGTGCGGGCCGTGACGGGTGAGGAGATCACCCAGAACGGTCTGGGGGGTGCCGATGTGCACGCCGAGACCTCCGGCGTCGCGCACTTCGCCTACGACGACGAGGAGACCTGCCTCGAAGAGGTCCGCTACCTCCTCTCGCTCCTCCCGCAGAACAACCGCGAGATGCCACCCCGCGCGGACACCGAGGACCCGGCCGACCGCACCTGCGAGGCGCTGCGCGAGATGGTCCCCGCGGACGGGACCCGGCCCTACGACATGCACGACGTCATCACCGAGATCGTCGACGACGGAGAGCACATGGAGGTGCACGAGCGCTGGGCCACCAGCGTCATCTGCACCCTCGCCCGGATCGGCGGCGAGGTGGTGGGCATCGTCGCCAACCAGCCCCAGTCGCTGGCCGGCGTCCTCGACATCCACTCCTCGGAGAAGGCCGCGCGCTTCGTCCAGCTCTGCGACGCCTTCAACATCCCCCTCGTGACCCTCGTCGACGTGCCCGGCTTCCTGCCCGGTGTCGACCAGGAGCACGGCGGCATCATCCGCCACGGCGCCAAGCTGCTCTACGCCTACTGCAACGCCACCGTCCCGCGGATCTCCCTGATCCTCCGCAAGGCCTACGGCGGCGCCTACATCGTCATGGACTCCCGCTCCATCGGCGCGGACCTCTCCTTCGCCTGGCCCGCCAACGAGATCGCCGTGATGGGCGCCGAGGGCGCCGCGAACGTCGTCTTCCGGCGGCAGATCGCGGCGGCCGACGACCCCGAGGCGATGCGCGCCCGCATGGTCAAGGAGTACAAGGCCGAGCTGATGCACCCGTACTACGCGGCCGAACGGGGCCTCGTCGACGACGTCATCGACCCCGCCGACACCCGCTCCCTGCTGATCGGCTCGCTGGCCATGCTGCGCGCGAAGCACGCCTCACTGCCGGACCGCAAACACGGCAACCCCCCGATGTGA
- a CDS encoding acyl-CoA carboxylase subunit epsilon, translating into MSQVKAPTALRGPLGPSLLKVIGGNPTQEELAAVTAVLLALSARQERQPVAAGTPAAARWQRAGARGRPPGARVPRS; encoded by the coding sequence GTGTCACAGGTGAAGGCACCGACCGCACTGCGAGGACCCTTGGGGCCCTCTCTGCTGAAGGTCATCGGCGGAAACCCCACCCAGGAGGAGCTCGCGGCGGTCACCGCCGTCCTCCTCGCGCTGTCCGCGCGCCAGGAGCGTCAGCCGGTCGCGGCGGGTACGCCCGCCGCCGCCCGGTGGCAGCGCGCCGGGGCCCGCGGCCGCCCGCCCGGGGCCCGGGTCCCCCGGAGCTGA